The following proteins are co-located in the Nomia melanderi isolate GNS246 chromosome 1, iyNomMela1, whole genome shotgun sequence genome:
- the LOC143174262 gene encoding uncharacterized protein LOC143174262 yields the protein MRPARNWASLAATVLATALLLQPIHAEAPISGSYLPPSTSYGTPNLGGSSFGGGPSSTYGAPSGGGGRPSSTYGAPSGGGGGGFNGGGGSYNGGGGGGGPSSTYGAPGFGGGNGGGGGGYNGGGGGGGLSSTYGAPSGGRPSSTYGAPSGGGGRPSSTYGAPGGGNGGGRPSSTYGAPGGGNGGGYSVPSGSYGAPSRGNGGGRPSSSYGAPSGGGVSTSYGAPTGGGGGFSRPSSTYGTPSTGGGGGYSGGGNGGYSGGGGGYSGGGNGGYSGGGGGGGYSGGGGGGYSGGGNGGYSGGGGGGYSGGGNGGGYSGGGGGGYSGGGGGGYSGGGGGGYSGGGGSGGGQSYASNGGYQY from the exons CGCCAATCTCGGGCAGCTACTTACCCCCATCGACCAGCTATGGCACACCAAACTTAGGCGGAAGTAGCTTCGGCGGTGGTCCATCTTCTACGTACGGTGCCCCATCCGGTGGCGGTGGCCGACCATCATCCACCTACGGCGCGCctagcggtggcggcggcggtggtttCAATGGCGGCGGTGGTAGCTACAAtggcggtggtggcggtggtggaCCGTCTTCCACCTACGGAGCACCAGGTTTTGGCGGAGGcaatggcggcggtggcggcggttaCAATGGCGGCGGAGGCGGTGGTGGACTGTCATCCACGTACGGAGCTCCTTCCGGCGGCAGACCGTCGTCAACCTACGGTGCTCCCTCAGGAGGCGGTGGAAGACCATCCAGCACCTACGGCGCACCTGGTGGTGGAAACGGCGGCGGAAGACCATCCAGCACCTACGGAGCTCCAGGTGGCGGAAACGGCGGCGGTTACTCGGTCCCGTCGGGATCATACGGCGCGCCTTCCCGCGGGAACGGTGGCGGAAGACCGTCCTCGTCGTACGGAGCACCCAGTGGAGGTGGTGTGTCAACTAGTTATGGGGCTCCTACTGGAGGCGGTGGAGGATTCTCGAGACCCTCGTCGACTTACGGTACACCTAGCACCGGTG GCGGCGGTGGCTACTCCGGCGGCGGCAATGGCGGCTACTCAGGCGGCGGCGGAGGTTACTCGGGCGGCGGCAATGGCGGCTACTCCGGTGGTGGCGGCGGAGGTGGTTACTCAGGTGGTGGCGGTGGAGGCTACTCCGGTGGAGGTAATGGAGGCTACTCTGGAGGCGGCGGAGGTGGCTACTCTGGAGGTGGCAATGGAGGCGGCTACTCTGGAGGCGGCGGGGGTGGCTACTCTGGAGGTGGTGGCGGAGGCTACTCTGGAGGCGGCGGAGGTGGTTACTCCGGTGGTGGAGGTAGTGGAGGTGGTCAGAGCTACGCCAGTAATGGAGGTTACCAATATTAA